The Erigeron canadensis isolate Cc75 chromosome 4, C_canadensis_v1, whole genome shotgun sequence genome window below encodes:
- the LOC122596399 gene encoding actin-depolymerizing factor 5 codes for MAMAFKMATTGMWVTDECKNSFMEMKWKKVHRYIVFKIDEKSKLVTVDKVGGAGEGYSDLEASLPDDDCRYAVFDFDFVTVDNCHKSKIFFIAWAPSASRIRAKMLYATSKDGIRRVLDGIHYELQATDPTEMGFDVIQDRAK; via the exons ATGGCTATGGCTTTCAAGATG GCGACGACGGGAATGTGGGTGACAGATGAATGTAAGAATTCGTTTATGGAGATGAAATGGAAGAAAGTTCATCGATACATAGTGTTTAAGATTGATGAAAAATCGAAACTAGTGACTGTTGATAAAGTTGGTGGTGCCGGTGAAGGCTATTCTGATCTCGAAGCTTCCTTGCCCGACGATGATTGCCGCTACGCTGTCTTTGATTTCGATTTTGTCACCGTTGATAATTGCCATAAGAGCAAGATCTTCTTCATTGCATG GGCTCCAAGTGCATCAAGAATAAGAGCAAAAATGCTATATGCAACATCAAAAGATGGAATAAGGAGAGTGTTAGATGGTATCCACTATGAACTCCAAGCAACAGATCCAACTGAGATGGGTTTTGATGTCATTCAAGATAGAGCCAAATAA